Part of the Catalinimonas alkaloidigena genome is shown below.
GCTTAGGCTGGAAAGTGGAATTAAGCTTTGCTAAAATTGCATAACAGTATAAGATGGCTACAGAAACAATACAAAGACCGAAATACCAGACAGACATCAACTTTAGAAATCCTTTGTTTGACAAAGGTAGCCGGTTGGTATATGGTACTTCCGGCCTGGGTGGTGTTTGGGGGAAAGTAGATGAAGAAGAAAGTATAGCCTGTTTGCACTATGCCTTTGAACACGGCATCAGTGCATTGGACACTTCCCCTTCTTACAATAAAAGTGAAGAGTTTGTGGGTAAAGCGCTCAGCAGATGGCAGGGCGAGCACCCCTTCGTCAGTACCAAAGTAGGACGGCTACCGGCAGAAAAAGCGGATGAATGCTATGTAGACTACTCCGCGGAAAGTATGAAGAACAGCCTGATGCGTAGCCTGGACCGATTAGGTGTAGGGCAGCTTGACCTGCTTTTTCTTCATGAGCCGCATCTGGTGCCGCTGGAAAAAATAGACGAGATTTTAGATACACTCAAAGCTTTCCAGGCTGAGGGCTATACCAAACTTCTGGGTGTGGGCGGCAATCCTACCGATGCTTTTCGTCCCTATATCACCAAAGATAATTTCCAGGTAGTTTCCGGTTTTTTGAAGATGGACGCCTGTAATCTATCAGCATTTGCTAAAGACATAGCCCACTTCCGGAAGGAAGGTGTAGCCTACTATGCAGCTTCAGCCCTGCACATGGCACTGCTGGGTACCCGTTTTGAAACTTACAAAGCAGACCCTCCTAACAATGAGTGGATCACTAATCTGGATATTGAAACAGCGAAGGCAGTACATAAAATTGCTGAGCAGCATCATATGCCCTTGGCAAGTTTAGCGCAACGCTATCTCTTTTCAATTAACGAAGCCGACAGAATAGTAATGGGAGCAAGAAAGATTAGTCAGATACAGTCTACCGTAGAAGATTGGGAGCAGGGACTTTTATCTCAGGAACTTTTTGAAGAGATTACCAAAACCATTTTACACACTAGAAAAGAAGTAGCAGAAGTATGAAAACCCTGGTATTAGAAGAACCCGGACATTTTAAATATACAGAAACCTCTTTAGAAGAAAGCCTGAAGCCTGATGAAGCCCTGGTAAAAGTACACCGAATAGGCGTATGCGGAACAGATTTTCATGCCTACGGAGGCAATCAGCCTTTTTTCAGCTATCCCAGAATATTAGGTCACGAGCTGGGGGTAGAAGTGCTCAAGGTAGGTGAAGATGTAAAACATGTATCAACCGGAGATAAGTGTTCAGTAGAACCTTATATGAACAAAACACAGGATCAGGCGGTACGACGAGGGTTCACCAATTGTGGCGAAAATATTTCTGTTTTGGGCGTGCATCAGGATGGAGGCATGCGAGAGCAGTTTGTATTACCTGCCAGGTACCTACATAGTTCAAAACAGCTTTCCTACGAACAGCTAGCTGTCATTGAGCCCCTGGGTATCGGCTGCCATGCCGTCAATCGTGCTCAGGTACAACCCGAAGATTTAGTGTTGGTGGTTGGTTCAGGGCCTATTGGGCTGGCTACCACTATTTTTGCCACGGCTGCCGGAGCGAAAACGGTAGTGATGGACCTCAACGAAAGCCGGCTTAAGTTTGCTGCTGAAACAACAGATATTCACGGAACGGTAGTGGCAGGCAGAGAAGATACGCTGGATAAGCTGAGAGAACAGTTTGATGGTGATTTGCCTACCGTGGTGCTGGACGCTACCGGAAACAAGCATTCTATGGCCAAAGCCCTGGAATATGCAGCCCCTGCCGGCAAAATAGTGTTTATCGGCCTTTTTCAGGGAGATTTTTCTTTTCACGATCCTTACTTCCATAAGAAAGAACTCACGCTAATGGCAAGCCGAAATGCTTTGGCTTCTGACTTCAAACAGATTATCAGCATGATGGAAGAAGGAAAGATTAATATAGACCGCTGGATAACACACCGCAGCTCGTTTGAAGAGATGGTGGATCAGTTTGAAACCTGGCTGAAGCCCGAATCTCAGGTCATCAAAGCAGTAGTATCATTATAAGTGTACGATAAGTATCATGCAAAAAGCCCTTAAGCCCTACAAAAGATATTGCAAAACTTTAAAGCTGGTGGACGACCCACAACTAATTGAAGCGTATAAAGCGGTGCATGCTCCCGGTGCAGCCTGGCCGGAAATTACTGCAGGCATGAAGGCGGTAGGTATATTGGATATGGAAATTTACCTGCATGGCAATGTGCTTTTTATGATCATGGACACGGTGCCCGACTTTGAGCATG
Proteins encoded:
- a CDS encoding zinc-binding alcohol dehydrogenase family protein, producing the protein MKTLVLEEPGHFKYTETSLEESLKPDEALVKVHRIGVCGTDFHAYGGNQPFFSYPRILGHELGVEVLKVGEDVKHVSTGDKCSVEPYMNKTQDQAVRRGFTNCGENISVLGVHQDGGMREQFVLPARYLHSSKQLSYEQLAVIEPLGIGCHAVNRAQVQPEDLVLVVGSGPIGLATTIFATAAGAKTVVMDLNESRLKFAAETTDIHGTVVAGREDTLDKLREQFDGDLPTVVLDATGNKHSMAKALEYAAPAGKIVFIGLFQGDFSFHDPYFHKKELTLMASRNALASDFKQIISMMEEGKINIDRWITHRSSFEEMVDQFETWLKPESQVIKAVVSL
- a CDS encoding L-rhamnose mutarotase, yielding MQKALKPYKRYCKTLKLVDDPQLIEAYKAVHAPGAAWPEITAGMKAVGILDMEIYLHGNVLFMIMDTVPDFEHERAMAALSKMSRQAEWEAFVSKFQHSEPNSAAKDKWQLMERIYELDQQEVFLAENGQVKV
- a CDS encoding aldo/keto reductase, with protein sequence MATETIQRPKYQTDINFRNPLFDKGSRLVYGTSGLGGVWGKVDEEESIACLHYAFEHGISALDTSPSYNKSEEFVGKALSRWQGEHPFVSTKVGRLPAEKADECYVDYSAESMKNSLMRSLDRLGVGQLDLLFLHEPHLVPLEKIDEILDTLKAFQAEGYTKLLGVGGNPTDAFRPYITKDNFQVVSGFLKMDACNLSAFAKDIAHFRKEGVAYYAASALHMALLGTRFETYKADPPNNEWITNLDIETAKAVHKIAEQHHMPLASLAQRYLFSINEADRIVMGARKISQIQSTVEDWEQGLLSQELFEEITKTILHTRKEVAEV